In Thermoplasmata archaeon, the DNA window TCCGCGGTCCCGGCGGGGAGCGCCCCGAAGAACTCCCTCGGCGAGCGCCTCCCGAACACCCTCAGTATCGCCTCGCTGAAGCTCTCGTTGGGGCCCTTGGCGGCCTTCAGGGCCTCGTAGGCCTCGGTCGTGACGGTTATCGTTCTGGATGCCATGATTGTATGTTTAGATGTGTTTAATTATTTAAACATATCTATATTTATTATTTTTTCAGTTCATG includes these proteins:
- a CDS encoding antitoxin VapB family protein, which encodes MASRTITVTTEAYEALKAAKGPNESFSEAILRVFGRRSPREFFGALPAGTADRLERAVRAGRARHAAERKRRMRRVAEGLRAG